A region from the Aegilops tauschii subsp. strangulata cultivar AL8/78 chromosome 5, Aet v6.0, whole genome shotgun sequence genome encodes:
- the LOC109759385 gene encoding uncharacterized protein, whose product MAADDAADAPPAKPPPPPQDTAAGAEALAAYLGVAFALFLASLPGGAAGARHVASLQSRGRVLATRLLAAEDQLRQLRARRREDARANARAAEIFAGHRASWAEAERRLLARAAAASDEAANLRARLADAEAQAAALRARADRLERDAADRDGLLSALLAATGNGAGQDEPAAREQRQRQLDPAEGYGDTDAEALAAAAALYAQQRQQQDGFGGGDDFYTSSSSSAAAASGMPPWMDSRSKGWQDMKYESVESVYNTKHAVPRRESPWKVDVESSGVPAKLRQLEQELINLEKVGNGDLSKIPLVLRKQVKRYQTLAGKIEDLCKRMQANDPCDSTLNSEFRTQRQTEYLLEAFHLQHRAAETRQKLGTVQAETAKSSFGDELPAEAKVSTRRALSSVRNNFKEIQRSLEIWLARILGDLEGMLARDGASRIRECILSPYASAVR is encoded by the exons ATGGCGGCCGACGACGCCGCCGACGCGCCGCCGGCCAAGCCCCCTCCACCGCCGCAGGACACAGCCGCCGGCGCCGAGGCCCTGGCGGCCTACCTGGGCGTGGCCTTCGCGCTCTTCCTCGCCTCGCTCCCGGGCGGCGCCGCCGGCGCGCGCCACGTCGCGTCGCTGCAGTCGCGGGGCCGGGTCCTGGCCACGCGCCTGCTGGCCGCCGAGGACCAGCTGCGCCAGCTGCGGGCCCGCCGGCGCGAGGACGCCCGGGCCAACGCGCGCGCCGCCGAGATCTTCGCGGGCCACCGCGCGTCGTGGGCCGAGGCCGAGCGCCGCCTGCTGGCCCGCGCCGCGGCCGCCAGCGACGAGGCCGCCAACCTCCGCGCGCGCCTCGCCGACGCCGAGGCCCAGGCCGCCGCGCTCCGGGCCCGCGCCGACCGCCTCGAGCGCGACGCCGCCGACCGCGACGGGCTGCTCAGCGCGCTCCTCGCCGCCACCGGCAACGGCGCCGGGCAGGACGAGCCCGCTGCGCGGGAGCAGCGGCAGCGTCAGTTGGATCCGGCCGAGGGTTACGGCGACACCGACGCGGAGGCCCTGGCCGCGGCCGCCGCGCTCTACGcccagcagcggcagcagcaggacggcttcggcggcggcgacgacttctacacctcctcctcgtcctccgcggcggcggcgtcgggaatGCCGCCCTGGATGGACTCGCGCTCCAAAGGGTGGCAG GACATGAAGTACGAATCGGTTGAGTCAGTGTACAACACAAAGCATGCCGTACCACG GAGAGAATCACCATGGAAGGTGGATGTGGAATCGTCAGGAGTTCCTGCAAAGCTTCGGCAGCTTGAGCAGGAGTTAATTAATCTGGAGAAGGTTGGAAATGGAGATCTATCCAAGATCCCGTTGGTGCTGAGGAAGCAAGTAAAGAGATACCAAACTCTTGCTGGGAAGATTGAGGATCTTTGCAAGCGAATG CAAGCGAACGACCCTTGTGATTCGACACTCAACTCGGAGTTCAGAACACAGCGGCAAACAGAGTACTTGCTGGAGGCATTCCACCTTCAGCACCGAGCAGCTGAAACAAGGCAGAAGCTCGGCACAGTGCAAGCAGAGACCGCGAAAAGCAGCTTCGGCGATGAGCTGCCAGCAGAAGCCAAAGTGAGCACAAGAAGAGCACTAAGTTCAGTCAGGAACAACTTCAAGGAAATCCAGCGAAGCCTGGAGATTTGGCTGGCGAGGATCCTCGGAGACCTCGAGGGCATGCTGGCGAGGGACGGGGCATCCCGGATAAGAGAGTGCATTCTGTCTCCCTACGCTTCTGCTGTTCGATGA
- the LOC109759381 gene encoding protein Brevis radix-like 4 isoform X3, with product MQSCSCYNLGLKDMVLKLSGTQRQGVPKRGGSPPPRGRTTSLYRSGYYRPGVVQDDMAVPPATYLGHGAGGGGGTAASSANSTPAWERPPNGGQGGGGEAAVREWVAQVEPGVQITFVSLAGGAGNDLKRIRFSREMYDKWQAQRWWGDNNERIMELYNVRRFTRQVLPDPPRGDDDGEQRESFYSQSQVGSTMGSPAATPESIAWGAAFARAQPSAAAAGPGGAGAGAARQHSFRGPLSPPPPSSSNPSERAWQQQQQHQQRPNGGPEPDLPEPARTTTSSMPDDVSISNASELEVTEWVIQDEPGVYITVRELADGARELRRVRFSREKFAELNAKLWWEENKERIHAQYL from the exons ATGCAGTCCTGCAGTTGCTACAATCTGGGA CTCAAGGACATGGTGCTGAAGCTGTCGGGCACGCAGAGGCAGGGGGTGCCCAAGCGCGGGGGCTCGCCGCCGCCGAGGGGCCGGACGACGTCCCTGTACCGGAGCGGCTACTACCGGCCGGGCGTGGTGCAGGACGACATGGCGGTGCCGCCGGCCACGTACCTGGGCCACGGCGCCGGGGGCGGGGGCGGCACGGCGGCGTCGAGCGCGAACTCCACGCCGGCGTGGGAGCGGCCGCCCAACGGAGGCCAGGGCGGCGGGGGCGAGGCGGCGGTGCGGGAGTGGGTGGCGCAGGTGGAGCCCGGGGTGCAGATCACGTTCGTGTCGCTGGCGGGCGGCGCCGGCAACGACCTGAAGCGCATCCGGTTCAGCCGGGAGATGTACGACAAGTGGCAGGCGCAGCGGTGGTGGGGCGACAACAACGAGCGCATCATGGAGCTCTACAACGTCCGCCGCTTCACCCGCCAGGTGCTCCCCGACCCGCCccgcggcgacgacgacggcgag CAGAGGGAGTCGTTCTACTCGCAGTCGCAGGTGGGCTCGACGATGGGCAGCCCGGCGGCGACGCCGGAGAGCATCGCGTGGGGCGCGGCCTTCGCCCGCGCGCAGCCCTCCGCAGCGGCCGCCGGCCCaggcggcgccggcgccggcgcggcaCGGCAGCACAGCTTCCGCGGGCCGctgtccccgccgccgccgtcgtcgtccaACCCGTCGGAGCGCGcctggcagcagcagcagcaacaccaGCAGCGCCCGAACGGCGGTCCGGAACCCGACCTCCCGGAGCCGGCGCGGACGACCACCTCGTCCATGCCGGACGACGTGTCCATCAGCAACGCCAGCGAGCTGGAGGTGACGGAGTGGGTGATCCAGGACGAGCCCGGCGTGTACATCACCGTCCGCGAGCTCGCCGACGGCGCCCGCGAGCTCCGCCGCGTCCGCTTCAG CCGTGAGAAATTTGCGGAGCTGAACGCCAAGCTGTGGTGGGAGGAGAACAAGGAGAGGATACACGCGCAGTACCTCTGA